The Pedobacter cryoconitis genome includes a window with the following:
- a CDS encoding thioredoxin family protein, translated as MSNYSNIFVNEGLTYSKYRDLIDSLLKSNKTTGADHSEAMLHYSKMNVQRMSRVDKTGVLNEAFIAAIKKLEKSYQLLVISEGWCGDAAQIVPLFEKMVEFAPEKFALRFVLRDQNLPLIDAHLTHGGRAIPVLLLLDANGGLISKWGPRPEVLQHLLGEWKKETSDMFELAERLHLWYAKDRTQTTQLELTALISSLEN; from the coding sequence ATGAGTAATTACAGTAATATTTTTGTGAATGAAGGATTAACTTATTCCAAGTATAGGGATTTGATAGATTCTCTTCTTAAAAGCAATAAAACAACGGGCGCCGATCATAGCGAAGCCATGCTGCACTACAGCAAAATGAATGTACAGCGAATGAGCAGGGTCGATAAGACCGGCGTGCTCAATGAAGCTTTTATAGCAGCCATTAAAAAGCTGGAAAAAAGCTATCAGCTGCTGGTAATTTCCGAAGGATGGTGTGGAGATGCCGCGCAGATCGTTCCCTTATTTGAGAAAATGGTAGAATTTGCACCAGAGAAATTTGCGTTGCGTTTTGTGCTCAGAGATCAAAATCTGCCGCTGATAGACGCACACCTCACTCACGGAGGGCGGGCTATTCCAGTTTTACTCTTGCTGGATGCGAACGGCGGATTGATTTCCAAATGGGGGCCAAGGCCAGAAGTGCTGCAACACCTGTTAGGAGAATGGAAAAAGGAAACCTCTGATATGTTTGAACTTGCAGAGCGCTTGCACCTGTGGTATGCTAAAGATAGAACACAAACGACTCAGCTGGAGCTGACCGCATTGATCAGCAGCCTGGAAAACTAG
- a CDS encoding TonB-dependent receptor domain-containing protein, whose protein sequence is MKNYCAKFLFVTFTICTTIFQLNAQTPATGKLTGKVVDIQNNETVPFATAILINRKTKATVKVAQTDADGALLMNDIPAGVFTFKISYVGYQTMVRDSVAITKNQRIINLGTIKMKASKGNVLSEVTISGKKSPIQLGIDKKVFSVEQSLVSEGGSASDLLQNVPSVQIDVDGNVSLRGSTGVKVLIDGKPSLIAGGDIAQVLASIPASSIETVEVITNPSSKYDAEGQSGIINIVLKKNTKLGFNGNVALTAGNRDNYNGNVSLSFQNKKINIYGNYGYRYGSRPGGGYNNIQYLTRKDSLAYADQLSKWGSVDKTHNLKTGLDYYLTDKDILSFSGGFNSRINDRTEFLDINKYAAGRVPLEFSKRVNTNDGSGHSYDLNLDYSHKFKPNQELTFNFGYSTGTNDNFQVYNTSVYSVNGVPASSAADILNNTNDGTNKNYNIQLDYTMPLGKSGKIETGYRSQIRYSDANTVAKRFDNVSGAYVDNLPLSNDFDSKDQVHAIYLNYQNQIKNFGYQLGLRAEDALLNTNSGGYDQSGVFATAPARIAYKRLYPSVYLTQKFTGEQQIQLSYTRRVNRPRPWDTNPFIDYSDPLNWRKGNPNLLPEDVHSFELGYSKFWPKVTLISSVYLRQTNDLIQRVRSVPDADGVIITTPENLTKDLSSGLEFIAKVDALKVWNFTGNLNVYHSKIDGVPAFGIQGNSGFSWNANLTNNFVLPHSITLQVRADYNSSQVLAQGTRKAMYGVDGGAKYDFKGRKASLSFNVRDIFNTRKFGMLTQDANSIVDFQRYQQGPMGNLTFSYRFGKTSFMKKGKKVEQQDSKPDEGSF, encoded by the coding sequence ATGAAGAACTATTGCGCAAAGTTTCTATTCGTAACTTTCACTATTTGTACCACAATTTTTCAACTAAATGCACAAACTCCTGCTACTGGTAAACTTACTGGAAAAGTAGTAGACATCCAAAATAATGAAACAGTTCCTTTCGCCACAGCAATATTAATTAACAGAAAAACGAAAGCGACTGTTAAGGTTGCGCAAACTGATGCTGATGGCGCTTTGCTGATGAATGATATTCCTGCGGGAGTTTTCACTTTTAAGATCAGCTATGTGGGTTATCAGACCATGGTCAGGGACTCTGTAGCAATCACTAAAAATCAGCGGATCATTAACCTGGGCACGATAAAAATGAAGGCTTCCAAGGGCAATGTATTAAGTGAGGTCACAATTTCAGGAAAGAAAAGCCCTATACAGCTGGGTATTGACAAAAAGGTTTTCTCGGTAGAGCAAAGTCTGGTGAGTGAGGGCGGTTCTGCCAGTGATTTATTACAGAATGTACCTTCTGTACAGATTGATGTGGATGGAAATGTGAGTTTAAGGGGTTCTACTGGAGTAAAGGTATTAATTGATGGCAAACCGTCTTTAATTGCGGGCGGAGATATTGCACAGGTACTGGCTTCTATTCCGGCGAGTTCAATTGAGACGGTAGAGGTGATCACAAATCCGTCGTCAAAGTATGATGCGGAGGGACAGTCTGGTATTATTAACATCGTTCTGAAGAAAAACACGAAGTTAGGTTTCAATGGAAATGTAGCTTTAACGGCTGGAAACAGAGATAATTACAATGGAAATGTGAGTTTAAGTTTCCAGAATAAGAAGATTAATATTTATGGAAATTATGGGTACCGGTATGGTAGCCGCCCAGGTGGTGGTTATAATAATATCCAGTACCTGACGCGCAAGGATTCTCTGGCTTATGCGGATCAGCTGAGCAAATGGGGGTCGGTTGATAAAACCCACAATTTAAAGACTGGATTAGATTATTATTTGACGGACAAGGATATTTTAAGTTTTTCGGGCGGGTTCAATAGCAGGATTAATGACCGTACGGAGTTTTTGGATATTAATAAGTATGCGGCCGGAAGGGTTCCTCTGGAATTCAGCAAAAGGGTAAATACGAATGATGGAAGTGGTCATAGTTATGATTTAAATTTAGATTACAGCCATAAGTTTAAGCCGAACCAGGAGCTGACTTTCAATTTTGGCTATTCTACGGGCACGAATGATAATTTCCAGGTTTATAATACTTCGGTTTATAGTGTGAATGGGGTCCCTGCTTCGTCAGCTGCGGATATACTGAACAATACGAATGATGGAACGAACAAGAATTATAATATCCAGCTGGATTATACGATGCCTTTAGGGAAATCAGGAAAGATTGAGACTGGATATAGAAGCCAGATCAGGTATTCTGATGCAAATACGGTAGCCAAAAGGTTTGATAATGTTTCGGGTGCTTATGTGGATAATCTTCCTTTGTCGAATGATTTTGATAGTAAGGATCAGGTGCATGCGATTTATTTAAATTATCAGAACCAGATTAAGAATTTTGGTTATCAGCTTGGGTTAAGGGCTGAGGATGCGTTGCTGAATACGAATTCTGGTGGGTATGATCAGTCGGGTGTGTTTGCGACTGCGCCTGCAAGGATTGCTTATAAAAGGTTATATCCGAGTGTTTATTTAACGCAGAAGTTTACTGGTGAGCAGCAGATTCAGCTGAGTTATACGAGAAGGGTAAACAGACCGAGACCGTGGGATACGAACCCGTTTATTGATTATTCTGATCCGCTGAACTGGCGCAAGGGTAATCCGAATTTGTTGCCGGAGGATGTGCATTCTTTTGAGCTTGGTTATAGCAAGTTCTGGCCTAAGGTGACTTTGATTTCGAGTGTTTATTTGAGACAGACGAATGATTTGATTCAAAGGGTAAGGTCTGTGCCTGATGCGGATGGGGTAATTATCACAACGCCTGAGAATTTAACGAAGGATCTTTCGAGTGGTTTGGAGTTTATTGCAAAGGTGGATGCGCTGAAGGTGTGGAATTTTACCGGGAATCTGAATGTTTATCATAGTAAGATTGACGGGGTTCCGGCTTTTGGTATCCAGGGTAATTCTGGGTTCAGCTGGAATGCGAATCTGACGAATAATTTTGTGTTACCGCATAGTATTACGTTGCAGGTAAGGGCGGATTATAATTCTTCGCAGGTGTTGGCACAGGGTACGAGAAAGGCGATGTATGGTGTTGATGGTGGCGCGAAGTATGATTTTAAAGGAAGAAAGGCTTCTCTTAGTTTCAATGTGAGGGATATTTTTAATACGAGAAAGTTTGGGATGCTGACGCAGGATGCGAATTCTATTGTTGATTTTCAAAGGTATCAGCAGGGGCCTATGGGGAATTTGACGTTCTCTTACAGGTTCGGGAAAACTAGTTTTATGAAGAAGGGTAAAAAGGTGGAGCAGCAGGATAGTAAGCCTGACGAAGGATCCTTTTAA
- a CDS encoding NUDIX domain-containing protein, translating into MEDHNPWTILDSQKIYENNWIGVTEHQVLNPSGGKGIYGEVHFRNYAIGILPLDQDMNTWLVGQYRFPIKAYSWEIPEGGGPLGLAPLDSAKRELQEETGLIATEWMEVQRMHLSNSVSNELAIIYIARGLTMGEAEPEETEELVLRKLPFEEAYQMAMDGRITDSMSVAALLKTKILLLEGKL; encoded by the coding sequence ATGGAAGATCACAATCCCTGGACTATTCTGGATAGCCAAAAGATTTATGAGAATAATTGGATTGGGGTCACGGAACATCAGGTTCTTAATCCTTCTGGTGGAAAGGGCATTTATGGGGAAGTCCATTTCAGGAATTATGCAATCGGTATTTTACCGCTGGATCAGGACATGAATACGTGGCTTGTGGGGCAGTACCGTTTTCCGATCAAGGCTTATAGCTGGGAGATTCCGGAAGGGGGTGGCCCACTGGGGTTAGCACCGCTGGATAGTGCCAAGCGTGAGTTACAGGAGGAAACGGGTTTGATTGCTACGGAATGGATGGAAGTGCAAAGGATGCATTTATCAAATTCGGTGAGCAATGAGCTGGCCATAATTTATATTGCAAGGGGCCTGACCATGGGGGAAGCCGAACCGGAAGAGACGGAGGAGCTTGTTTTACGAAAGTTACCGTTTGAGGAAGCTTATCAAATGGCTATGGATGGGAGAATTACTGATAGCATGAGCGTTGCAGCTTTGTTGAAAACCAAAATATTATTACTCGAAGGCAAACTATAG
- a CDS encoding lysophospholipid acyltransferase family protein, with amino-acid sequence MNKFLGYILTPVFYLFFFLTLIVFQPIQWVCFRLFGYKAHKVSVDYLNFFLTYCQVFLGNSITFVNQQDLPADRPIIFVANHQSMYDIPGIIWFLKKHHVKFISKIELTKGIPSISFNLKYGGGANINRKDSKQAVSEIIKLGRRMKENNWSAMIFAEGTRAKDGLMKPFHVGGIATLLKAAPDSLIVPIAIENSWKIVQYGAFPLSCGEKIRWTVLPPVPTEGLNPEELTLAAEQAIRKFLNQ; translated from the coding sequence ATGAACAAATTTCTGGGATATATACTGACTCCCGTATTTTACCTCTTCTTTTTCCTGACACTGATTGTTTTTCAGCCTATTCAATGGGTATGCTTCCGCCTTTTTGGTTATAAAGCGCATAAAGTGTCGGTTGATTACCTGAATTTTTTCCTTACTTATTGCCAGGTGTTTTTAGGCAATTCAATCACGTTTGTGAATCAACAGGATCTGCCAGCTGACAGACCAATTATTTTTGTGGCCAATCACCAGAGTATGTATGATATTCCCGGGATTATCTGGTTTTTGAAGAAGCACCATGTGAAGTTTATTTCCAAGATTGAACTGACTAAGGGCATTCCTTCGATTTCTTTTAATCTAAAGTACGGGGGTGGGGCAAATATTAATCGCAAGGATAGTAAACAGGCCGTTTCTGAGATCATTAAGCTCGGCAGAAGAATGAAGGAAAACAATTGGTCAGCAATGATCTTTGCGGAGGGTACAAGGGCTAAGGATGGCTTGATGAAGCCTTTTCATGTTGGGGGGATTGCCACTTTATTGAAGGCGGCTCCTGATTCGCTTATTGTGCCGATCGCAATTGAAAATTCATGGAAGATTGTACAGTATGGGGCTTTTCCGCTAAGTTGCGGAGAAAAGATCAGATGGACTGTTCTTCCACCTGTTCCAACTGAAGGACTAAACCCGGAAGAATTAACACTGGCAGCCGAACAGGCGATCAGAAAGTTTCTGAATCAATAA
- a CDS encoding LytR/AlgR family response regulator transcription factor, translating into MTLKCIAVDDEPLALDIIEDYVSKVPFLELVTRTENAIEALQLVQAGGIDLVFLDIQMPDLTGIQFLKIANNKAKYILTTAYSQYALESYDLNVSDYLLKPIAFDRFYKAVEKVHNQHKNNAETVAVPAPAPMAAPVAAAIQPVQDFIFVKTEHKIQKIELSDILYIEGLKDYISIFTKNERVITLQNMKKMEETLPSNQFIRVHKSYIIALDKIESIERSRITICGKIIPIGDTYRDEFFKRIENKNI; encoded by the coding sequence ATGACACTAAAATGTATAGCTGTAGATGATGAGCCTTTAGCGCTTGATATCATTGAGGATTACGTCTCAAAAGTGCCCTTTCTGGAGCTGGTGACAAGAACTGAGAATGCCATTGAGGCTTTACAGCTTGTACAGGCGGGTGGAATAGACCTGGTATTTCTGGATATTCAGATGCCTGATCTGACGGGTATACAATTTCTTAAAATTGCCAACAACAAAGCTAAATACATCCTGACAACCGCTTACTCGCAATATGCACTCGAGAGTTATGATTTAAACGTATCTGACTATTTGCTGAAGCCTATTGCCTTTGATCGTTTTTATAAAGCTGTAGAAAAAGTTCATAACCAGCACAAAAATAATGCTGAAACAGTAGCTGTTCCCGCACCAGCACCGATGGCGGCTCCCGTGGCAGCGGCAATTCAGCCCGTTCAGGATTTTATCTTTGTGAAGACCGAGCATAAAATTCAGAAAATTGAGCTCAGCGATATCCTTTACATCGAAGGATTGAAAGACTACATTTCTATTTTCACAAAAAATGAAAGAGTGATCACCCTACAGAACATGAAGAAAATGGAAGAAACCCTGCCATCCAATCAGTTTATCAGGGTACATAAATCCTATATCATTGCGCTCGATAAGATTGAAAGCATAGAACGCAGCCGGATAACCATCTGCGGAAAGATTATCCCTATAGGAGACACCTATCGTGATGAATTTTTTAAACGAATAGAGAATAAAAATATCTAG
- a CDS encoding sensor histidine kinase codes for MKDKRALIVHSVYWLFLGLIMALVIFLNREQMTKEYILVSICYFSIINISIFYINYTLLIPQLLKKYWIYVLSIVALIVVMMFLKTGLALLYRDVMLEHTNRKTGVTTHSDLNLYMISSVFISGFFIISSCLIKFMLDWFSNIRIQRSLETERKDMELQFLKSQLNPHFLFNSLNNIYSLAYQKSDKTADAILKLAEIMRYMIYESNDSWVALSKEIEYVQSYIELQKLRFKNGASVEMTLNGEIDDQQIIPLILISFVENAFKHGVANDPKDPIRINIIANQKILHFSITNKKSNGNKDEVGGVGLNNVERRLQLLYPERYKLNIVNSATHYTSELMLDI; via the coding sequence ATGAAGGATAAAAGAGCACTGATTGTACATTCTGTTTACTGGCTATTTCTAGGCCTGATTATGGCTTTGGTTATATTTCTCAATAGAGAGCAGATGACCAAGGAGTACATTCTGGTGAGTATATGCTATTTTTCCATTATCAATATTTCTATATTTTATATTAACTACACGCTTCTTATCCCCCAGCTGCTCAAAAAGTACTGGATTTATGTACTTTCCATTGTGGCCTTGATTGTGGTCATGATGTTTTTAAAAACGGGACTTGCTTTACTTTACCGGGATGTGATGCTGGAGCATACGAATCGTAAAACCGGGGTTACCACACACTCCGACCTCAACCTGTACATGATCAGTTCGGTATTTATCTCAGGATTCTTTATCATTTCCAGTTGTCTGATCAAGTTTATGCTGGACTGGTTTAGTAATATCCGTATTCAGCGCAGTCTGGAAACAGAGCGGAAAGACATGGAATTACAATTCTTAAAGTCGCAGCTTAATCCTCATTTCCTGTTCAATTCTTTAAATAATATCTATTCACTGGCCTATCAGAAATCTGATAAAACGGCTGATGCTATTTTAAAGCTGGCGGAAATTATGCGTTATATGATCTATGAAAGTAACGACAGCTGGGTAGCTTTGAGTAAAGAGATTGAATATGTACAAAGTTATATTGAGCTTCAGAAACTAAGATTTAAAAATGGTGCATCCGTGGAGATGACCCTGAATGGAGAAATCGATGATCAGCAGATTATTCCTTTAATCTTGATTTCCTTCGTGGAAAACGCTTTCAAACACGGGGTGGCGAACGATCCGAAAGACCCTATCCGTATTAATATCATTGCAAATCAGAAAATATTGCACTTCAGTATTACGAACAAGAAAAGTAATGGCAATAAAGATGAAGTAGGAGGAGTGGGGCTGAATAATGTGGAGCGCCGCTTACAATTACTTTATCCGGAAAGGTATAAGTTAAATATCGTAAATTCGGCTACCCACTATACCAGTGAGTTGATGCTTGACATATAA